In the genome of Nonlabens sp. MB-3u-79, one region contains:
- a CDS encoding transferase hexapeptide repeat family protein — MIYSFKSHIPVIHESSFVHPQATVIGNVIIGKNCYVGPSAVIRGDWGEIILEDGVNVQENCTIHMFPGKSITLKESAHVGHGAIIHGANLGRNCMIGMNSVIMDDATIGDECIVGAMAFVKAEAVFEPRSLIVGNPAQKIKEVSDEMMAWKTAGTQLYQQLPTDCHETMTEVEPLREIPKNRPVQEDFYKTLQEMKKK; from the coding sequence ATGATCTACTCCTTCAAATCCCATATCCCAGTCATCCACGAGTCTAGTTTTGTACATCCGCAAGCTACGGTCATAGGTAATGTAATTATAGGTAAAAATTGCTATGTAGGTCCTAGTGCGGTCATACGTGGCGATTGGGGAGAGATTATTCTGGAAGACGGAGTTAATGTTCAAGAAAATTGCACGATCCATATGTTTCCTGGTAAAAGCATCACACTTAAAGAAAGTGCTCACGTAGGTCATGGAGCAATTATTCATGGCGCCAACTTAGGTCGCAATTGCATGATAGGAATGAACAGCGTGATCATGGATGACGCTACAATAGGAGATGAATGTATTGTAGGCGCCATGGCATTTGTAAAAGCCGAAGCTGTTTTTGAACCTCGTTCTCTTATAGTAGGAAATCCTGCTCAAAAAATCAAAGAGGTCTCTGATGAAATGATGGCCTGGAAAACCGCTGGGACTCAATTGTACCAACAACTACCTACCGATTGCCACGAGACGATGACAGAGGTGGAACCGCTTAGAGAGATCCCTAAAAACCGTCCAGTTCAGGAAGATTTTTATAAGACACTTCAAGAAATGAAGAAGAAATAA
- a CDS encoding four helix bundle protein → MYRLSSQFSRAADSIAANISEGSGSTDPNFNRYLKMAWDSSHECVTWNTKAYLRAYISQQQFEKNRAALTEIGKMISALRKKLRTK, encoded by the coding sequence ATATATAGGCTGTCATCTCAATTTTCCCGCGCCGCAGATTCCATAGCAGCAAATATTTCTGAAGGATCAGGAAGTACTGATCCTAATTTTAACCGATACTTGAAAATGGCATGGGATAGCAGTCATGAATGTGTCACTTGGAATACTAAGGCATATTTACGTGCTTATATTTCACAACAACAGTTTGAAAAAAATAGAGCTGCACTTACAGAAATAGGTAAAATGATTTCAGCATTGCGGAAAAAACTTAGAACAAAATAG
- a CDS encoding four helix bundle protein: MQFESEYHFSFENLKVYQKAMDFGEVVNELVEQFPKKEYIGCHLNFPAPQIP; this comes from the coding sequence ATGCAATTTGAAAGCGAATATCATTTTAGTTTTGAGAATCTGAAAGTTTATCAGAAAGCGATGGATTTTGGAGAAGTTGTAAATGAGTTAGTAGAGCAATTTCCTAAAAAAGAATATATAGGCTGTCATCTCAATTTTCCCGCGCCGCAGATTCCATAG
- a CDS encoding enoyl-CoA hydratase/isomerase family protein, which yields MSDPYVKKQTENAITTIEFFHPAHNSLPGAILAELAQAITDAGNDEATKVIVLKSGGERTFCAGASFKELIAINDEKTGEVFFSGFANVINAMRKCPKFILGRVQGKTVGGGVGVASATDYCFATQFASIKLSELNIGIGPFVVGPAVERKLGLTGMSQIAINANEFYSPEWAKNNGLFAEVYDSTEEMDAGIQAFAENLCTYNPDAMAEMKKMFWTGCENWDQLLFERAKISGRLVLSEFTKETLKRFK from the coding sequence ATGAGTGATCCCTACGTAAAAAAACAAACAGAAAACGCAATAACAACCATAGAATTCTTTCACCCGGCACACAATTCATTGCCTGGTGCTATTCTAGCAGAACTAGCACAAGCGATTACCGATGCAGGGAATGATGAGGCTACAAAAGTGATCGTATTAAAATCTGGAGGAGAACGCACTTTTTGTGCTGGAGCAAGTTTTAAAGAATTGATAGCCATAAATGATGAAAAAACTGGCGAAGTATTCTTTTCAGGTTTTGCAAATGTGATCAATGCGATGCGCAAATGTCCTAAGTTCATTTTAGGTCGTGTCCAAGGAAAAACCGTTGGAGGTGGAGTAGGAGTTGCCAGTGCGACAGATTATTGTTTTGCAACTCAATTTGCCAGTATCAAACTGAGTGAACTCAATATAGGAATAGGTCCATTTGTGGTGGGCCCAGCAGTAGAACGCAAATTAGGATTGACGGGCATGAGCCAGATTGCTATCAATGCAAACGAATTCTATTCCCCAGAATGGGCTAAGAACAACGGGCTTTTTGCTGAGGTTTATGATTCTACAGAAGAAATGGATGCGGGAATTCAGGCGTTTGCTGAAAATTTGTGCACCTATAATCCAGATGCTATGGCCGAAATGAAAAAGATGTTTTGGACCGGCTGTGAAAATTGGGACCAATTGCTTTTTGAAAGAGCTAAGATCTCCGGGAGATTAGTCTTAAGCGAATTTACAAAGGAAACCTTGAAGAGATTTAAGTAG
- a CDS encoding GIY-YIG nuclease family protein — MKSMYTYIMAHMKNKLFYVGVTNNIKQRTFDHKQATFETHVGKYNIKQLVWYEHHDTPLEAINREKLIKKWKRVYKINLIESRNPEWNDLAADWDFTGYVTSKERFE, encoded by the coding sequence ATGAAATCAATGTACACCTACATCATGGCTCATATGAAGAACAAACTATTTTATGTAGGCGTTACAAACAATATAAAGCAACGTACTTTTGACCATAAGCAAGCCACTTTTGAAACGCATGTTGGCAAGTACAATATCAAACAGCTGGTGTGGTATGAGCATCATGATACGCCACTAGAGGCGATCAATAGAGAAAAGTTGATTAAAAAATGGAAAAGAGTATATAAAATAAATTTGATTGAAAGCAGGAATCCTGAGTGGAACGATTTAGCAGCGGATTGGGATTTTACAGGATATGTAACGAGTAAAGAGAGATTTGAATAA